A window of Selenomonas ruminantium subsp. lactilytica TAM6421 contains these coding sequences:
- the infB gene encoding translation initiation factor IF-2 translates to MSNIRVYELAKEFNKETKEVLEVLQKGGFSVKNNFSSVGDAEREALKKHYHKGAAPASKVPAKEAKPKAEVKEVRENAPEKKKEHGEKSQNRPQNKGNHEHKEHRENRDNNQRKASSNNGNGNNRSHEGGSRGGHSEHNNNNNNDRNDNRNERGSRNDRNKNERNDRRGGKNERNGRNDRNDRNGRNDRNNDRRGGKGRNNKRGGQQPAPKMEIARPKHIKLPEMIAVKDLASKMSYTAAEVVKKLFMMGVMATINQEIDFDTAALVASEFGVTCEELPPDVDPTEIPEIEDDPKSLKLRPPVVTVMGHVDHGKTSLLDCIRNTHVSAHEAGGITQHIGAYQVNCKGKKIVFLDTPGHEAFTAMRARGAQITDIAILVVAADDGVMPQTVEAINHAKSANVPIIVAVNKIDKPGANPERVKQELMEHNLVPEEYGGDTIMVPVSAKQQIGIDDLLENVLLVAEVEELKANPNRDARGVIIEAKLDKGRGTVATVLVQNGTLRIGDSVVCGTTYGKVRAMIDDRGNNVKKAGPSVPVEILGLNDVPAAGDILAVLEEKQARSIAEARVERQRTNLIKSKKVSLDDLFHQIQEGEIKDLNIVVKADVQGSVEALCGSLLKLNKNDEVRVSVVHSGVGAVNESDVMLASASNAIIIAFNVRPDANARRVADTEDVDIRTYRVIYDALNDVKDAMSGMLKPKYKEVVQGRVEIRQVMKFSKALVAGSYVLEGKIHNNSKIRIIRDNIEVFDGEIDSLRRFKDEVKEVAAGYECGISIIDFRDFKEGDIIEAYTMEEIATDINEANKEAARKRQAEAAAKAAKENEE, encoded by the coding sequence GAAGGAGCATGGCGAGAAGAGCCAGAACCGTCCGCAGAACAAGGGCAATCACGAGCACAAAGAACATCGTGAGAACCGGGACAATAATCAGCGCAAGGCCAGCAGCAATAATGGCAACGGCAATAACCGCAGCCATGAAGGCGGCAGCCGTGGCGGTCACAGCGAGCACAATAACAATAATAACAACGACCGGAATGACAACCGCAATGAGCGCGGCAGCCGCAATGACCGCAACAAGAACGAGCGGAATGATCGCCGTGGCGGCAAGAATGAACGCAATGGCCGCAACGACCGGAACGATCGCAATGGCCGCAATGATCGCAACAATGACCGCCGTGGCGGCAAGGGCCGTAACAACAAGCGCGGCGGCCAGCAGCCGGCACCTAAGATGGAAATCGCCCGTCCGAAGCACATCAAGCTGCCGGAAATGATTGCCGTCAAGGATCTGGCTTCCAAGATGAGCTACACCGCTGCGGAAGTGGTGAAGAAGCTCTTCATGATGGGGGTAATGGCTACCATCAATCAGGAAATCGACTTCGACACGGCAGCTCTCGTAGCTTCTGAATTCGGTGTAACCTGTGAAGAACTGCCGCCTGATGTAGATCCGACGGAAATCCCCGAAATCGAGGACGATCCCAAGAGCCTGAAGCTGCGTCCGCCGGTTGTTACCGTTATGGGCCATGTTGACCATGGTAAGACTTCTCTGTTGGACTGCATCCGCAACACCCATGTATCCGCCCACGAAGCCGGCGGTATTACCCAGCACATCGGTGCTTATCAGGTAAACTGCAAGGGCAAGAAGATTGTCTTCCTGGATACGCCAGGTCATGAAGCCTTCACGGCTATGCGTGCCCGCGGTGCCCAGATCACGGATATCGCCATCCTCGTAGTGGCTGCCGATGACGGTGTTATGCCCCAGACGGTGGAAGCCATCAACCATGCTAAGTCCGCTAACGTGCCCATCATCGTGGCCGTCAACAAGATCGATAAGCCCGGTGCCAACCCCGAGCGCGTGAAGCAGGAACTCATGGAACATAATCTGGTTCCGGAAGAATACGGCGGTGACACCATTATGGTGCCGGTTTCTGCCAAGCAGCAGATCGGTATCGATGACCTGCTGGAAAACGTTCTGCTGGTAGCCGAAGTGGAAGAACTCAAGGCCAACCCGAACCGTGACGCCCGGGGCGTCATCATCGAAGCCAAGCTCGACAAGGGCCGTGGTACGGTGGCAACGGTTCTCGTGCAGAACGGTACCCTGCGCATCGGTGATTCCGTGGTCTGCGGCACCACCTATGGTAAGGTTCGTGCCATGATCGACGACCGTGGCAACAACGTGAAGAAAGCTGGCCCCTCTGTTCCGGTGGAGATCCTTGGTCTCAACGATGTGCCGGCAGCTGGTGATATCCTGGCTGTGCTGGAAGAAAAACAGGCCCGCTCCATCGCCGAAGCTCGTGTGGAACGTCAGCGCACCAACCTGATCAAGAGCAAGAAGGTTTCTCTGGATGATCTGTTCCATCAGATCCAGGAAGGCGAGATCAAGGACCTCAACATCGTGGTCAAGGCCGACGTACAGGGTTCTGTTGAAGCACTCTGCGGCTCCCTCCTGAAGCTCAACAAGAACGATGAAGTTCGCGTCAGTGTGGTTCATTCCGGCGTTGGTGCCGTCAATGAATCCGACGTTATGCTGGCTTCTGCATCCAATGCCATCATCATCGCCTTCAACGTGCGTCCGGATGCCAATGCCCGTCGCGTGGCGGACACGGAAGATGTGGATATCCGCACTTACCGCGTCATCTATGATGCCCTCAACGATGTGAAGGACGCCATGAGCGGCATGCTGAAGCCCAAGTACAAGGAAGTTGTCCAGGGCCGCGTGGAAATCCGTCAGGTCATGAAGTTCTCCAAGGCTCTCGTTGCTGGTTCCTACGTCCTCGAAGGCAAGATCCACAACAACTCCAAGATCCGTATCATCCGCGACAACATCGAAGTGTTCGATGGCGAGATCGACTCCCTGCGCCGCTTCAAGGATGAGGTCAAGGAAGTTGCCGCTGGTTATGAATGCGGTATCTCCATCATTGACTTCCGTGACTTCAAGGAGGGCGACATCATCGAAGCCTACACCATGGAAGAGATCGCTACGGATATCAATGAAGCTAACAAGGAAGCAGCCAGAAAGCGCCAGGCAGAAGCTGCGGCCAAGGCTGCCAAGGAAAACGAGGAATAA